A genomic window from Parasteatoda tepidariorum isolate YZ-2023 chromosome 10, CAS_Ptep_4.0, whole genome shotgun sequence includes:
- the LOC107452173 gene encoding sodium/hydrogen exchanger 9B2-like, with protein MEVSLIQSSSRILPPRIHPTVEAKTEKKWWQVIIAYILPNKQQLNRYITQVFCILFLYAIFYGMLGDDALPGSAIFALFVIVISAFLGGKFIGLIKLPPLVGMLIVGFLFRNIKEIPFYHHIPRKVITDLREIALSIILLRAGIGLDGKALKRLKLAVLRLTVCPQCVEVLSMGIFGHFLLGLPFIFSFMLGFIISAISPEVVLPPLLEYERQGYGVKKGIPALVIGATSLDDIAAIAGFTVCFSVAFSTKDLLWTLIKAPLEPIIGFALAVIFGVLFWYFPTTYNKRKIKVYYNILMVVSGSIGVMFLSQRVKFAGSGPLACIILGFIACIKWRKDPQQFEGVYNGTLLLWDIVEPLLFSLIGAEITVDILHSNAGWAILSLILSLFFRTIMTYFITFGCNLNYKEKLFICCAYLPKASVQAAIGSQALDYARGHDYSEELVKYGLIVLNVCVLSLLLTAPLAAILIHFMGPILLTKDRKSSILFTSESSESSSEEEIVDRKKEEIDKEEDVNGKKVGKSKDKKEEKIMEKKKEEITEEKEGSSYSLFQEISEREKRISKKM; from the coding sequence ATGGAAGTTTCGCTGATTCAAAGTAGTTCTCGCATTCTACCACCTAGAATTCATCCTACTGTTGAAGCAAAGACGGAAAAGAAATGGTGGCAAGTAATTATAGCATATATCCTGCCAAATAAACAACAACTTAATCGGTATATCACACAAGTATTTTGCATTCTATTTCTCTATGCAATATTTTACGGCATGCTTGGTGATGATGCTTTGCCAGGCAGTGCAATCTTTGCTCTTTTCGTCATAGTAATATCAGCCTTTTTGGGAGGAAAATTTATTGGCCTTATAAAACTACCACCACTAGTGGGCATGCTGATTGTAGGATTTCTTTTcagaaacatcaaagaaattcctttttatcaTCACATTCCTAGGAAAGTCATCACTGATTTGCGCGAAATAGCTCTCTCCATCATTTTATTAAGAGCTGGTATAGGTCTCGATGGTAAAGCATTGAAAAGGTTAAAACTAGCTGTTCTTAGACTAACCGTTTGTCCGCAATGTGTTGAAGTATTAAGCATGGGTATTTTTGGACATTTTCTATTAGGACTTccttttatcttttctttcatGTTAGGATTTATTATATCTGCTATTTCTCCAGAAGTTGTATTGCCGCCTTTGTTGGAATATGAAAGACAAGGGTACGGAGTAAAAAAGGGTATTCCTGCTTTGGTAATTGGAGCTACGTCTCTCGATGACATTGCGGCAATAGCCGGCTTCACTGTTTGTTTCAGTGTAGCTTTCTCAACCAAAGACTTATTGTGGACATTAATCAAAGCACCTTTAGAGCCAATAATAGGATTTGCTTTAGCTGTAATTTTTGGAGTTTTATTTTGGTACTTTCCAACTAcatacaataaaagaaaaattaaagtttattacaaTATTCTGATGGTAGTATCGGGATCTATAGGTGTAATGTTTTTGAGCCAAAGAGTAAAATTTGCTGGCTCTGGACCTCTCGCCTGTATCATTCTCGGATTCATTGCTTGCATTAAATGGAGAAAAGATCCCCAGCAATTTGAAGGTGTGTATAATGGCACTCTTCTGTTATGGGACATTGTTGAACCACTTCTGTTTTCTCTAATCGGAGCTGAAATTACAGTTGATATTTTACATTCTAATGCAGGATGGGCTATATTATCCTTGATCTTGTCTCTCTTTTTCCGCACAATCATGACATACTTTATCACGTTTGGCTGCAATTTAaactacaaagaaaaattatttatctgctGTGCCTACCTGCCTAAAGCTTCCGTACAAGCTGCTATAGGATCTCAAGCTTTAGATTATGCGAGAGGACATGATTATTCAGAGGAGTTAGTTAAATATGGCCTTATAGTATTGAACGTCTGCGTTTTGTCCCTGCTATTGACTGCACCATTGGCTGCTATACTCATTCATTTTATGGGACCTATATTATTAACCAAGGATAGAAAATCCTCAATACTTTTTACTTCTGAATCATCAGAGTCATCTAGTGAAGAAGAAATAGTTgatagaaagaaagaagaaatagaTAAAGAAGAAGATGTTAATGGAAAAAAGGTAGgaaaaagtaaagataaaaaggaagaaaaaatcatggaaaaaaagaaagaagaaataacGGAAGAAAAGGAGGGAAGTTCTTATAGTCTATTTCAGGAAATTTcggaaagagaaaaaagaataagcaagaaaatgtaa